A window of the Syntrophaceae bacterium genome harbors these coding sequences:
- the moaA gene encoding GTP 3',8-cyclase MoaA produces MNGQLPKKINYLRVSVTDRCNLRCIYCMPKEGLSLLGHNDILRYEEILRVVRAAIPEGITKVRLTGGEPLARKGLVGFIARLAGLKGLMDVSLTTNGTLLADHAEEIYRAGVRRINISLDSLNPERYRAITRGGDLEAVLRGIRKAAAVGFFPIKINVVLMKGTNDDEILDFAQATLRWPYQVRFIEMMSIGQNNSEAITEYLSNDVALERIGRMFKLEYLGENGAPENRGPARRYRIEGAKGEIGFISPISHEFCGDCNRLRLTAEGHLRACLLSDDEIDLKHDLRSGCSDRVLKALIRKAIASKPAAKNMLPGDPSPKKCSRQMSTIGG; encoded by the coding sequence ATGAATGGACAATTGCCAAAAAAAATCAACTACCTGCGAGTATCCGTCACGGACCGCTGCAATCTGCGCTGCATCTACTGCATGCCTAAGGAGGGACTATCCCTGCTGGGGCACAACGACATCCTGCGCTATGAGGAAATCCTGCGGGTTGTAAGGGCGGCCATCCCGGAAGGCATTACCAAGGTCCGGCTCACCGGCGGTGAGCCACTCGCACGGAAAGGTCTCGTGGGATTCATTGCCAGGCTCGCAGGGCTCAAGGGCCTGATGGACGTCAGCCTCACGACCAACGGCACACTGCTCGCGGACCATGCGGAGGAGATCTATCGGGCGGGCGTCCGGCGGATCAACATCAGCCTCGACTCCCTGAATCCCGAGCGGTACCGGGCCATCACCCGGGGCGGAGACCTGGAGGCGGTACTGCGGGGGATCCGGAAAGCCGCCGCAGTCGGCTTCTTTCCGATCAAGATCAATGTTGTCCTGATGAAGGGGACCAATGACGATGAAATTCTGGACTTTGCCCAGGCCACCCTCCGGTGGCCCTACCAGGTCCGATTCATCGAGATGATGTCCATCGGACAGAATAATTCGGAAGCGATCACCGAATACCTGTCCAACGATGTGGCCCTCGAACGGATCGGCCGGATGTTCAAGCTGGAATACCTGGGCGAGAACGGCGCTCCGGAAAACCGAGGGCCTGCCCGGCGCTACCGGATCGAGGGGGCGAAGGGAGAAATCGGTTTCATCAGCCCCATCAGCCATGAATTCTGCGGCGACTGCAACCGGCTCCGCCTCACCGCCGAAGGCCACCTGCGGGCCTGTCTGCTCTCCGACGACGAGATCGACCTCAAGCACGACCTGAGAAGCGGATGCTCCGACCGGGTGCTCAAGGCGCTGATTCGTAAAGCCATTGCCAGCAAACCAGCGGCAAAGAACATGCTGCCGGGGGATCCATCTCCGAAGAAATGCAGCCGGCAGATGTCAACCATCGGTGGATAA
- the amrS gene encoding AmmeMemoRadiSam system radical SAM enzyme has translation MREALLYEKKEEGKVRCGLCAHRCLIAPEKRGICAVRENRDGMLHTLVYGALIAQNVDPIEKKPLFHIHPGSKSFSIATVGCNFSCTFCQNSDISQMPRETGFIQGRETSAEDVVERAVRSESRTIAYTYTEPTIFFEYALDIARLAGGRGLRNVFVTNGYMTPETLDMIGADLHGANVDLKSFSDEFYRKRCGARLEPVLATLREMKRRGVWVEVTTLLIPGLNDSDAELREIASFLVSLGPETPWHISRFRPQYRLTSAPPTPLEIIHRAAQIGREAGLKYVYSGNVPGDEGENTSCAACGEALIRRWGFTVAENRLRQGACPQCGTPLDGIF, from the coding sequence ATGCGGGAAGCGCTGCTCTACGAGAAGAAGGAAGAAGGAAAAGTCAGATGCGGGCTCTGCGCCCACCGGTGCCTCATCGCCCCGGAGAAAAGGGGGATCTGCGCCGTCCGGGAAAACCGGGACGGGATGCTCCACACCCTCGTGTACGGGGCTCTCATCGCCCAGAACGTCGATCCCATCGAGAAGAAACCCCTCTTCCACATCCATCCGGGTTCGAAATCCTTTTCCATCGCCACGGTGGGCTGCAACTTCTCCTGCACGTTCTGCCAGAACTCGGACATCTCCCAGATGCCCCGCGAGACCGGATTCATCCAGGGCCGCGAGACTTCCGCTGAGGACGTGGTCGAACGGGCCGTCCGTTCAGAGTCCCGGACCATTGCGTACACCTATACGGAACCCACGATCTTCTTCGAGTACGCCCTCGACATCGCACGGCTGGCCGGCGGTAGAGGGCTCCGGAATGTCTTTGTCACCAACGGTTACATGACCCCTGAGACCCTCGACATGATCGGCGCCGATCTTCACGGAGCCAATGTGGACCTGAAGTCCTTCTCCGACGAGTTTTACCGGAAGCGTTGCGGGGCAAGGCTGGAACCTGTCCTCGCGACCCTGCGGGAGATGAAACGGAGGGGGGTGTGGGTGGAAGTGACGACGCTGCTGATCCCGGGGCTCAACGACAGCGATGCGGAGCTTCGGGAGATTGCGTCGTTCCTCGTGTCCCTCGGACCGGAGACCCCCTGGCATATCAGCCGGTTTCGTCCCCAATACCGGCTTACGTCAGCACCGCCGACCCCGCTGGAGATCATTCATCGGGCCGCGCAGATCGGACGGGAGGCGGGGTTGAAATACGTTTACAGCGGGAATGTCCCGGGAGACGAGGGGGAAAACACATCCTGCGCCGCCTGCGGAGAGGCGCTGATCCGGCGATGGGGCTTCACCGTTGCGGAAAACCGCCTCCGGCAGGGCGCCTGTCCGCAATGCGGCACCCCCCTGGACGGCATTTTCTGA
- a CDS encoding PilT/PilU family type 4a pilus ATPase, translated as MRKQEIDYILGKMLDAHKGVSDLNMTVGKPFQVETSGQLSKVDLEPSFEKLSPFQTEVFAMNLINRDRRLTEDLLTKGSCDLAYELPGRARFRVNVFSQKGNYSIVMRKLETKIPTIAGMNLPDGFQKMAQEKNGIIFVTGATGSGKSTSLAAVLDKINDEQSVHVVTLEDPVEFVHSQKKATFNQREMGQDFDVFANGLRAALRQAPKVILVGEMRDRETVEIGLSAAETGHLVLTTLHTVDAGQTINRIIGMFNTEEEKQIRIRLSDTVRWIACQRLLPKVGGGRVAAFEIMGSNLRVKETILNGESEGKTFYDIISQSRPFGMVTFDESIVELYQQGLITEDTAKAYASNKSAVGRGIDSIKSARGEKTTDLGKLQVDSDYGRPPKKPGW; from the coding sequence ATGAGAAAGCAGGAGATCGACTATATCCTGGGAAAGATGCTGGATGCCCACAAGGGTGTTTCGGACCTGAACATGACAGTGGGCAAGCCGTTCCAGGTGGAGACATCCGGCCAGCTGTCGAAGGTTGACCTGGAGCCGAGCTTCGAAAAACTCTCGCCCTTCCAGACGGAAGTCTTCGCGATGAACCTCATCAACCGGGACCGCCGCCTCACGGAGGACCTCCTGACGAAAGGATCCTGCGACCTGGCCTATGAGTTGCCCGGTAGGGCCCGATTCCGCGTGAACGTCTTCTCCCAGAAGGGCAACTACTCCATCGTCATGCGCAAACTGGAGACGAAAATTCCCACCATTGCCGGGATGAACCTGCCGGATGGCTTCCAGAAGATGGCCCAGGAGAAAAACGGCATCATCTTCGTCACCGGCGCCACCGGAAGCGGGAAGTCCACGTCGCTGGCGGCGGTCCTCGACAAGATCAACGACGAGCAGTCCGTCCACGTGGTCACCCTGGAAGACCCCGTAGAATTCGTTCATTCCCAGAAAAAAGCGACCTTCAACCAGCGGGAGATGGGCCAGGACTTCGATGTCTTTGCCAATGGCCTCCGGGCGGCCCTGCGCCAGGCCCCGAAGGTGATCCTCGTCGGCGAAATGCGCGACCGCGAAACCGTCGAGATCGGCCTCTCCGCCGCGGAGACGGGGCACCTGGTCCTGACCACCCTGCACACCGTCGACGCGGGTCAGACCATCAACCGCATCATAGGCATGTTCAACACGGAGGAGGAAAAGCAGATCCGCATCCGCCTGTCCGATACGGTCCGCTGGATCGCCTGCCAGCGTCTGCTGCCGAAGGTCGGCGGCGGCCGGGTGGCGGCCTTCGAGATCATGGGTTCGAACCTGCGGGTGAAGGAAACGATCCTGAACGGTGAGTCCGAAGGCAAGACCTTCTACGATATTATCTCCCAGAGCCGGCCCTTCGGCATGGTCACCTTCGACGAATCCATTGTGGAGCTATACCAGCAGGGTCTCATCACGGAAGACACGGCAAAGGCCTATGCGTCCAACAAGAGTGCCGTGGGACGGGGCATCGACTCCATCAAGAGCGCCAGGGGCGAAAAAACGACGGACCTGGGAAAACTCCAGGTGGACTCGGATTACGGCAGGCCTCCCAAGAAACCGGGCTGGTAG
- a CDS encoding ABC transporter ATP-binding protein, protein MESVIEATNLRKTFGDLVAVDGLSFAVESGECFGILGPNGAGKTSTIRMIYGFSPMTAGDLSVFGMDIRRRYRAIKSRIGVCQQENNLDPDLTVVQNLEVFAGFFNVPRQEARKRSLDLLAFMSLENRRETRAMELSGGMMRRLVIARALINNPDLLILDEPTTGLDPQSRHQVWERLEELRSRGLSILLTTHYMDEAARLCDRLIIMDKGKLLVEGSPRELVERFAGRHVIEVAEPREDLRAWVRERGFQFDDLGHRLIIFGNDGDSEGLFREVAGRCPGDGCLLRMATLEDVFLKLTGRGLRE, encoded by the coding sequence ATGGAATCGGTTATCGAGGCAACCAATCTGCGGAAGACCTTCGGCGATCTTGTGGCCGTGGACGGCCTGTCGTTTGCGGTGGAGAGCGGCGAGTGCTTCGGGATCCTGGGGCCCAACGGCGCCGGCAAAACCTCCACGATCCGCATGATCTACGGCTTTTCGCCCATGACGGCGGGGGATCTCTCGGTCTTCGGGATGGACATCCGCCGCCGTTACCGGGCCATCAAGAGCCGGATCGGCGTCTGCCAGCAGGAGAACAATCTGGACCCGGACCTGACGGTGGTCCAGAATCTGGAGGTCTTCGCCGGGTTTTTCAACGTCCCCAGGCAGGAAGCCCGCAAACGGTCCCTGGATCTCCTGGCCTTCATGTCCTTGGAAAACCGCCGTGAAACACGGGCCATGGAGCTTTCCGGCGGCATGATGCGCCGCCTGGTGATCGCCCGCGCGCTCATCAACAACCCGGACCTTCTCATCCTGGACGAGCCGACGACGGGCCTCGATCCGCAGTCGCGGCACCAGGTCTGGGAGCGCCTGGAGGAGCTCCGCTCCCGGGGCCTGTCGATCCTTTTGACGACCCACTACATGGACGAGGCGGCGCGGCTCTGCGACCGGCTCATCATTATGGACAAAGGGAAACTCCTGGTGGAGGGGAGCCCCCGGGAACTGGTGGAGCGATTTGCCGGGCGGCACGTCATCGAGGTGGCCGAGCCGAGGGAGGATCTCCGCGCGTGGGTCCGGGAGCGGGGGTTTCAATTCGACGATCTGGGTCACCGGCTGATCATCTTCGGAAACGACGGAGACAGCGAGGGCCTGTTCCGGGAGGTCGCCGGCCGGTGCCCGGGAGACGGCTGCCTGCTCCGGATGGCGACCCTGGAGGATGTCTTTCTGAAACTGACGGGACGGGGGCTACGGGAATGA
- a CDS encoding pyridoxal phosphate-dependent aminotransferase, translated as MRFEICKGGSGLTYEIRNIVNIAKKLEGYGVEICWENIGDPVQKGEHIPDWMKEVIIELIRDDRSFAYSPTKGMDETRKFLVDRVNSRGKTQITPEDIIFFNGLGDAIARSYSAIRIDARVIVPEPTYSTHFLAEVLHASFPPNTYRMNPYSNWYPDIRELEQKVKSHNAVVGILVINPDNPTGFVYPADTLRQIVRIAKEYDLFLIFDETYINIVYNNKKTAQLSDVIEDVPGLSMKGISKEFPWPGSRCGWIEVYNADKDEKFASYINTILHQKMSEVCSTTLPQITIPKIMSHPEYQNYLAERTNRYERLSNIAYKILKDVPYLMVNRTNGAFYMTAVFNEAVLNARQFLPIEHEEVREYIEKLTGPNIEFDKRFVYYLLASTGICVVPLTSFFTNMQGFRMTLLEKDEDKFAHNIHVIAEKIVEYIESSNKQSVNAMVGP; from the coding sequence ATGAGGTTTGAAATCTGCAAAGGCGGAAGCGGGCTTACCTACGAAATCCGCAACATCGTCAACATCGCGAAGAAGCTGGAGGGGTACGGGGTCGAGATCTGCTGGGAAAACATCGGAGATCCCGTTCAGAAGGGGGAGCACATCCCCGACTGGATGAAAGAAGTCATCATCGAACTGATCCGGGACGACAGGTCCTTCGCCTACTCTCCCACGAAGGGCATGGACGAGACCCGCAAATTCCTGGTTGATCGGGTCAACAGCCGGGGCAAGACCCAGATCACGCCGGAGGACATCATCTTTTTCAACGGCCTGGGTGACGCCATCGCCCGCTCGTACAGCGCGATACGCATCGACGCCCGGGTCATCGTCCCCGAGCCGACCTATTCGACCCATTTCCTGGCGGAAGTGCTCCACGCATCGTTTCCGCCCAACACCTACCGGATGAATCCATACAGCAACTGGTATCCGGACATCCGGGAATTGGAGCAGAAGGTCAAAAGCCACAATGCCGTCGTGGGCATCCTGGTCATCAACCCGGACAACCCGACGGGCTTCGTCTATCCGGCGGACACGCTCCGGCAGATCGTGCGCATCGCCAAGGAGTACGACCTGTTTCTGATCTTCGACGAGACGTACATCAACATCGTCTACAACAACAAGAAGACGGCCCAGCTCTCCGACGTCATCGAGGACGTGCCCGGGCTCAGCATGAAGGGAATCTCCAAGGAATTCCCATGGCCGGGATCGCGCTGCGGCTGGATTGAGGTGTACAACGCCGACAAGGACGAGAAGTTCGCCAGCTACATCAACACGATCCTGCACCAGAAGATGTCCGAGGTATGCTCCACCACGCTGCCCCAGATCACCATCCCGAAGATCATGAGCCATCCGGAGTACCAGAATTACCTGGCCGAACGGACGAACCGGTATGAGCGCCTGTCCAACATCGCTTACAAGATCCTCAAGGATGTGCCCTACCTGATGGTGAACCGGACCAACGGCGCCTTCTACATGACCGCCGTGTTCAACGAGGCGGTCCTCAACGCCCGTCAGTTCCTGCCGATCGAGCATGAAGAAGTACGGGAGTACATCGAAAAGCTGACCGGCCCGAACATCGAGTTCGACAAGCGCTTCGTTTACTACCTCCTTGCCTCCACGGGGATCTGCGTCGTGCCCCTGACGTCGTTCTTCACGAACATGCAGGGCTTCCGGATGACCCTCCTTGAAAAGGACGAGGATAAGTTCGCCCACAACATCCATGTCATCGCCGAGAAGATCGTGGAGTACATCGAGTCTTCCAACAAGCAGTCCGTCAATGCCATGGTGGGGCCGTAA
- a CDS encoding tetratricopeptide repeat protein yields the protein MTTANDNSQSGRNAADRLYQDGRFEEAILLYRNLLASSPEDSSIALSLAWACHDAGRLEEAIGHFERLFQKELTRQVFTGFGFDELVRIFKDNAMFDRLVDICERAMAVQPEDFALSEALADAYLKADRPRDAVRVLEKMTEEEPEAAAVLCLLGNALLALSEWDRAEAAYRRAVCLEPEKTGVFYGRMAHILLDLNEPERALDVYSHCIDFQPEDPLYRCGRGDILLRLDRLEEALEAYDLAVSLNPEQAGAYLNRLGHSLARHNRHPEAADAFRKAAAAEPDNPLYPLHLAECLLAMGKEEEANKILKNLN from the coding sequence ATGACGACTGCGAACGACAATAGCCAAAGCGGGCGCAATGCGGCGGACCGGCTCTATCAGGACGGGCGGTTCGAGGAAGCGATCCTTCTGTATCGGAATCTGCTGGCGTCATCTCCCGAAGACAGTTCCATCGCCCTCTCCCTTGCCTGGGCCTGCCACGATGCAGGCCGTCTGGAGGAGGCCATCGGGCACTTCGAGCGCCTTTTCCAGAAGGAGCTGACCCGGCAGGTCTTCACCGGGTTCGGCTTTGACGAGCTCGTCCGCATCTTCAAGGACAATGCGATGTTCGACCGGCTGGTCGACATCTGCGAACGGGCCATGGCGGTTCAGCCGGAGGACTTCGCCCTCAGCGAGGCGCTGGCGGACGCCTACCTAAAGGCGGACCGTCCCCGGGACGCGGTGAGGGTGCTGGAAAAAATGACGGAGGAGGAGCCGGAGGCGGCCGCCGTTCTCTGCCTCCTCGGCAACGCCCTCCTGGCCCTCTCCGAATGGGACCGCGCCGAGGCGGCCTACCGGCGGGCCGTCTGCCTGGAGCCCGAGAAGACCGGCGTCTTCTACGGCCGCATGGCCCACATTCTTCTGGATCTGAATGAGCCCGAACGAGCGCTTGATGTCTATAGCCACTGCATCGACTTCCAGCCGGAAGATCCCCTTTATCGTTGCGGCCGGGGAGACATCCTCCTCCGACTCGACCGGCTGGAAGAGGCCCTGGAGGCCTATGACCTGGCTGTCTCCCTCAACCCGGAACAGGCCGGGGCCTACCTGAACCGGCTGGGCCACAGCCTGGCCCGTCACAACCGGCACCCGGAAGCCGCCGACGCCTTCCGCAAGGCCGCCGCCGCCGAGCCCGACAACCCCCTCTACCCCCTCCATCTCGCCGAATGCCTCCTGGCCATGGGGAAGGAGGAAGAAGCGAATAAGATTCTGAAGAATCTTAACTAA
- a CDS encoding ABC transporter permease: protein MSAISGRFWRVWRRNLAVYRQNWMVSFLTPMLEPFLYLLAFGVGFSRLVGDVPYGGATVSYTLFLAPALVAMTVMNNAFFENTYGSFVRMYYQKTFDAMMATPLTVSEIITGEIVWGATKAVIATAIMLVVISLFGLLRWPEALLLIPLAFLGGIAFGSIGMIFTAVTPHIELFNLPFFLFITPMYLFGGTFFPLEALPEWARHAALIMPLTHLVNVTRAISIGFRDLSALWGLLYFLAFAAVSYPLALRLMHRRLVK, encoded by the coding sequence ATGAGCGCCATTTCGGGGCGGTTCTGGAGGGTGTGGAGGCGCAATCTCGCCGTCTACCGGCAGAACTGGATGGTCAGCTTCCTGACGCCGATGCTGGAGCCGTTTCTCTATCTCCTGGCCTTCGGCGTGGGTTTCAGCCGCCTCGTCGGGGACGTCCCCTACGGCGGGGCGACTGTTTCCTACACTCTCTTTCTCGCGCCGGCCCTGGTCGCCATGACGGTGATGAACAACGCCTTTTTCGAAAACACCTACGGCTCCTTCGTCCGGATGTACTACCAGAAGACCTTCGACGCCATGATGGCCACACCGCTGACCGTCTCGGAGATCATCACCGGCGAGATCGTCTGGGGCGCCACGAAGGCCGTCATCGCTACGGCCATCATGTTGGTTGTAATCAGTCTCTTCGGGCTCCTGCGCTGGCCCGAGGCGCTTCTCCTGATTCCCCTGGCTTTCCTGGGAGGGATCGCCTTCGGCTCGATCGGCATGATCTTCACGGCCGTCACGCCCCACATCGAGCTGTTCAACCTCCCCTTTTTCCTTTTCATCACGCCCATGTACCTCTTCGGCGGGACGTTCTTTCCACTGGAGGCCCTTCCCGAGTGGGCCCGCCACGCGGCCCTCATCATGCCCCTGACCCACCTGGTGAACGTCACCCGGGCCATCAGCATCGGGTTCAGGGACCTGTCCGCCCTGTGGGGCCTTCTTTACTTCCTGGCCTTTGCGGCCGTGTCGTACCCGCTGGCCCTCAGGCTGATGCACCGCCGCCTGGTAAAATAA
- a CDS encoding type IV pilus twitching motility protein PilT: protein MAKIDAFFQLMNEQGASDLHLVTGQQPALRIRGEIERIKYDTLDNDGLKAMLYEIAPEIKIKQFEETGDVDFAYEIPGLARYRANFFEQKWGCAAVFREIPSKILTCKDLGLPDVIAKLALLPRGLVLVTGPTGSGKSTTLAAIVDEANRLRKDHIITVEDPIEFVHQSQGCIVNHREVGLHTRSFSAALRGALREDPDIILVGEMRDLETISLAIEAASTGHLVFGTLHTTSAAKTVDRVIEVFPANEQAQIRSTLADGIRAVISQTLFKRVDKKGRCAALEILIANSAVRNLVRESKTFQIPSMIQTGKKYGMQLLDDAIMELMNKGWISGDDAYQKCNDKARFRQYLKNPPTDFTEV from the coding sequence ATGGCCAAAATAGATGCCTTTTTCCAGTTGATGAACGAACAGGGGGCTTCGGACCTGCACCTCGTCACGGGCCAGCAGCCTGCCCTCCGCATCCGTGGCGAAATTGAGCGTATCAAGTACGACACCCTGGACAATGATGGGCTGAAGGCCATGCTCTACGAGATCGCCCCGGAGATCAAGATCAAGCAGTTCGAAGAGACCGGGGATGTCGACTTTGCTTATGAAATCCCAGGGCTGGCCCGTTATCGTGCCAACTTCTTCGAGCAGAAATGGGGCTGCGCCGCCGTTTTCCGGGAGATCCCGAGCAAGATCCTCACCTGCAAGGATCTGGGACTCCCGGACGTGATCGCCAAACTGGCCCTCCTGCCCCGGGGACTCGTCCTGGTCACGGGACCCACCGGGAGCGGCAAATCGACGACCCTGGCGGCCATCGTCGACGAGGCGAACAGGCTCCGCAAAGACCACATCATCACCGTCGAGGATCCCATCGAGTTTGTTCACCAGAGCCAGGGCTGCATCGTCAACCACCGGGAAGTGGGGCTCCACACGCGCAGCTTCTCGGCGGCCCTCCGGGGCGCCCTCCGCGAGGACCCGGACATCATCCTGGTCGGTGAAATGCGCGACCTGGAGACCATCAGCCTGGCCATCGAGGCCGCCTCCACGGGCCATCTGGTTTTCGGGACCCTGCACACCACCAGCGCGGCCAAGACGGTGGATCGCGTCATTGAAGTCTTCCCCGCCAACGAACAGGCGCAGATCCGCTCCACCTTGGCCGACGGCATCCGGGCGGTCATTTCCCAGACCCTCTTCAAGCGGGTCGACAAGAAGGGCCGCTGTGCCGCCCTGGAGATCCTCATCGCCAACTCTGCCGTCCGCAACCTTGTCCGGGAATCCAAGACCTTCCAGATCCCGTCCATGATCCAGACAGGAAAGAAATACGGCATGCAGCTCCTGGACGACGCCATCATGGAACTCATGAACAAGGGGTGGATCTCCGGCGATGATGCGTACCAAAAGTGTAACGACAAGGCCCGGTTCCGCCAGTATCTGAAGAACCCGCCGACGGATTTCACGGAGGTGTAG
- a CDS encoding Fic family protein — protein sequence MARYLWQRPNWTRFRWNSEEMLVGLGECRLLQGKLLNKVTDLGLTLESQAHVEILTEETLKTALIEGETLNLQAVRSSVARKLGLPSAGLPVSRPVDGLVSVLLGATKNFNEPLTKERICGWHASLFPTGYSGMHRIRVGEWRGDQPMRVVSGPLGKETVHIEAPPADRISLEMDRFLGWWNESRDRVEGILRAGIAHFHFVTLHPFEDGNGRIARALTNMALSQDDGQSIRYYSLSSRIMAERDAYYRILERCQKGTGDMTEWLVWFLGCFRRAIEHSGGILSGVLDKADFWKTHAQTPLTERQRKVINRMLDAGRGGFEGGLTTRKCVSLAKVSRATAFREMDQLVKLGILTVNPGKGRSASYDLRWDEM from the coding sequence ATGGCTCGATACCTCTGGCAGCGTCCGAACTGGACACGGTTTCGCTGGAACAGCGAGGAGATGCTCGTTGGACTGGGCGAGTGCAGGCTGTTGCAGGGCAAACTGCTCAACAAGGTGACAGACCTCGGGCTGACGCTGGAAAGCCAGGCCCATGTTGAAATCCTGACAGAGGAAACCCTGAAAACGGCCCTGATCGAGGGAGAGACCCTCAATCTGCAGGCTGTCCGGTCTTCCGTGGCAAGAAAGCTCGGACTTCCATCCGCAGGGCTCCCGGTGAGCCGTCCCGTTGACGGGCTCGTTTCCGTTCTCCTGGGCGCCACAAAAAATTTTAACGAACCCTTGACGAAAGAACGGATCTGCGGCTGGCACGCCTCCCTTTTTCCGACGGGATACTCGGGAATGCATCGGATCCGGGTTGGAGAATGGCGTGGAGACCAACCCATGCGGGTTGTGTCCGGCCCACTGGGCAAAGAAACCGTCCACATCGAGGCGCCTCCAGCGGATCGCATATCCTTGGAAATGGATCGTTTCCTCGGGTGGTGGAACGAGAGCAGGGACCGTGTGGAAGGAATCCTCCGGGCGGGAATCGCCCATTTCCATTTTGTAACCCTCCATCCCTTCGAAGACGGCAACGGTCGAATCGCCCGCGCCCTGACCAACATGGCCCTGTCCCAGGATGACGGACAATCGATCCGTTACTACAGCCTCTCGTCCCGGATCATGGCGGAACGCGATGCTTACTATCGTATCCTGGAACGATGCCAGAAGGGAACTGGGGATATGACAGAGTGGCTCGTCTGGTTTCTCGGGTGTTTCCGCAGGGCGATCGAGCACTCCGGGGGAATCCTGTCAGGCGTTCTCGACAAGGCTGACTTCTGGAAAACGCATGCTCAGACGCCCCTGACAGAGCGGCAGCGCAAGGTCATCAACCGGATGCTGGATGCCGGCAGAGGCGGTTTCGAGGGAGGCCTGACCACAAGAAAATGTGTTTCGCTTGCCAAAGTCAGCCGGGCAACAGCCTTCCGTGAGATGGACCAGCTTGTCAAGCTCGGCATCCTGACCGTGAATCCTGGAAAAGGCCGGAGTGCAAGCTATGACTTGCGCTGGGATGAAATGTGA
- a CDS encoding class I SAM-dependent methyltransferase, with amino-acid sequence MIFNEDIAQAYDDWLLTPAGAYMDRREKSLILNHLAPREGERLLDVGCGTGDHLALFRAKGCAVSGIDPSPPMLARAREKLGAHADLRLGSAEELPFSDNEFDVVTLITSLEFTADPERAVAEAIRVCRGRVFVGALNRWSLIAVERRLADRRGPTIFRHARFFTAGELRRLIRKLLPGSHIQWGSVVFLPYGWYPSFSDLEELIPVTKNPLGAFLGLSFPVTFSTRTIQEPIRISFGMETRKQRPIPGAIRVIK; translated from the coding sequence TTGATTTTCAATGAGGACATCGCCCAGGCCTACGACGACTGGCTCCTGACCCCTGCCGGGGCCTACATGGACAGGAGAGAGAAAAGCCTCATCCTGAACCACCTGGCGCCTCGCGAAGGGGAGCGGCTGCTGGACGTGGGGTGCGGAACCGGAGACCACCTTGCCCTCTTCCGGGCAAAGGGCTGCGCCGTCTCCGGAATCGACCCGTCTCCCCCCATGCTGGCCCGGGCCAGGGAAAAACTGGGGGCTCATGCGGACCTCCGGCTCGGCTCGGCAGAAGAGTTGCCCTTCTCGGACAACGAGTTCGATGTCGTCACGCTCATTACTTCCCTGGAATTCACCGCCGACCCGGAACGGGCGGTCGCCGAGGCGATCCGGGTCTGCCGGGGCCGCGTCTTCGTAGGAGCCCTCAACCGCTGGTCTCTCATCGCCGTCGAGCGCCGCCTGGCCGATCGGCGCGGCCCGACCATCTTTCGCCATGCCCGCTTTTTTACCGCCGGGGAACTTCGGCGGCTCATCCGGAAGCTCCTGCCGGGATCCCACATCCAGTGGGGAAGCGTCGTCTTCCTGCCCTATGGATGGTATCCCTCCTTCTCGGACCTGGAAGAATTGATCCCGGTAACCAAAAATCCCCTGGGGGCCTTCCTGGGACTGTCTTTCCCGGTTACCTTCTCCACCCGGACCATCCAGGAACCCATTCGGATTTCCTTCGGAATGGAGACCCGGAAGCAGCGACCCATCCCCGGCGCCATCCGGGTGATCAAATAG